From one Comamonas piscis genomic stretch:
- a CDS encoding aspartate/glutamate racemase family protein: protein MRILIVNVNTTESMTEAIGAQARRAAAPGTEIVALTPRFGAESVEGNFESYLCAVGVMDAVMRYDQPFDAVIQAGYGEHGREGLQELLEVPVVDITEAAASTAMFLGHKYSVVTTLDRAVPLIEDRLKLAGLDARCASVRASGMAVLELESQPERAVDAIVQQAAKAVEEDHAEVICLGCGGMAELEDKVRSRTGVPVVDGVAAAVTIAESLVRLGLKTSKVRTYAPPRAKRITGFPLPDSLGR from the coding sequence ATGCGTATTCTGATCGTGAACGTCAACACCACCGAGAGCATGACCGAGGCCATCGGCGCCCAGGCCCGTCGGGCTGCGGCACCAGGCACCGAGATCGTCGCCCTCACTCCGCGCTTTGGCGCCGAATCGGTGGAGGGCAATTTTGAGAGCTACCTCTGCGCTGTCGGCGTGATGGATGCCGTCATGCGCTATGACCAGCCCTTTGATGCCGTCATCCAGGCCGGCTACGGCGAGCATGGCCGCGAAGGCCTGCAAGAGCTGCTGGAAGTGCCCGTTGTAGACATCACCGAGGCGGCGGCATCGACCGCCATGTTCCTGGGCCACAAATATTCTGTGGTCACCACCTTGGACCGCGCCGTACCCTTGATCGAAGACAGGCTCAAGCTGGCCGGGCTGGATGCGCGCTGCGCCTCGGTGCGCGCCAGCGGCATGGCCGTGCTGGAGCTGGAAAGCCAGCCCGAGCGCGCGGTCGATGCCATCGTACAGCAGGCCGCCAAGGCAGTGGAAGAAGACCATGCCGAGGTCATCTGCCTGGGCTGCGGTGGCATGGCCGAACTCGAAGACAAGGTGCGCAGCCGCACCGGCGTGCCCGTGGTCGATGGCGTGGCTGCGGCGGTGACCATTGCCGAATCGCTGGTGCGCCTGGGCCTGAAGACCTCCAAGGTGCGCACCTAT
- a CDS encoding NCS1 family nucleobase:cation symporter-1, which translates to MNDLAANQNAGYAFNPAQQRPAEAGHLPAGVCPSLYNKDLAPTKQDSRSWGAYSLFTLWANDVHSLGNYAFAIGLFALGLGGWQILTALMLGAGLLFVLLTLSGFMGPKTGVPFPVMSRISFGTRGAQIPALIRGGVAIAWFGIQTYLASKVLDVLLITLFPSLQPLLAHHVLGLPVLGWISFSLLWVVQTMIACWGMESIRKYEAFAGPVILVTFIALAGWVLYSSGGKIQWTAPQPSTGGAMWVQIMGAASLWVAIYGTFVLNFCDFTRGATSRSAVVKGNFWGIPINMLIFGLIVVVLTGGQLAIDGTLILSPTDIVEKIPNKPLLILASLSLLILTIAVNLMANFVAPALALANLLPRHLNFRRAALVSAILGFVILPWNLYDSPLVILYFLGGLGSFLGPLFGIVMADYWLIRKERVHVPALYSDDRNGPYHYQNGVNRRAIQALVPSALIALLFAFLPALESVSHFSWFIAAGLGGLFYWLLTPKGQHYEDQDGEAIAVDHAQH; encoded by the coding sequence ATGAACGATCTTGCAGCGAACCAGAACGCAGGCTATGCCTTCAACCCGGCCCAGCAGCGGCCCGCAGAGGCAGGCCATTTGCCGGCGGGCGTATGCCCCTCGCTCTACAACAAGGACCTGGCCCCAACCAAGCAAGACAGCCGATCCTGGGGGGCCTACAGCCTGTTCACGCTCTGGGCCAATGATGTGCACAGCCTTGGCAACTACGCCTTTGCCATCGGCCTTTTTGCGCTGGGCCTGGGCGGTTGGCAGATTCTGACGGCGTTGATGCTGGGTGCGGGGCTGCTGTTTGTGCTGCTGACCCTGTCCGGGTTTATGGGTCCCAAGACGGGGGTGCCGTTTCCGGTGATGAGCCGCATCAGCTTTGGCACCCGGGGCGCGCAGATTCCTGCGCTGATCCGGGGCGGCGTGGCGATTGCCTGGTTCGGCATCCAGACCTACCTGGCCTCCAAGGTGCTCGACGTGTTGTTGATCACCCTCTTCCCCAGCCTGCAGCCGCTGCTGGCACACCATGTACTGGGGCTGCCGGTGCTGGGCTGGATCAGCTTTAGCCTGCTGTGGGTGGTGCAGACGATGATTGCCTGCTGGGGCATGGAGAGCATCCGCAAGTACGAGGCCTTCGCCGGACCGGTGATTCTGGTGACCTTTATCGCGCTGGCCGGCTGGGTGCTCTACAGCTCGGGCGGCAAGATCCAGTGGACGGCGCCCCAGCCCAGCACTGGTGGGGCGATGTGGGTGCAGATCATGGGTGCGGCCTCGCTGTGGGTCGCCATCTATGGCACCTTTGTGCTCAATTTCTGCGACTTCACGCGGGGCGCCACCTCGCGCAGTGCGGTGGTCAAGGGCAACTTCTGGGGCATTCCGATCAACATGCTGATCTTCGGCCTGATCGTCGTTGTGCTCACCGGCGGCCAGCTGGCGATTGATGGCACCCTGATCCTCAGCCCGACCGACATTGTCGAGAAGATCCCCAACAAGCCGCTGCTGATTCTGGCCAGCCTGTCGCTGCTGATCCTCACCATCGCCGTGAACCTGATGGCCAACTTTGTGGCTCCTGCGCTGGCCCTGGCCAACCTGCTGCCTCGCCACCTCAACTTCCGCCGTGCAGCGCTGGTCAGCGCCATCCTCGGCTTTGTGATCCTGCCCTGGAACCTCTACGATTCGCCGCTGGTGATTCTGTATTTCCTGGGTGGCCTGGGCTCCTTCCTCGGCCCACTGTTTGGCATCGTCATGGCCGACTACTGGCTGATCCGCAAAGAGCGTGTCCATGTGCCTGCGCTCTACAGCGATGACCGCAACGGCCCTTACCATTACCAAAACGGCGTCAACCGCCGCGCCATCCAGGCCTTGGTGCCCTCAGCCTTGATTGCGCTGCTGTTTGCCTTTCTGCCCGCACTGGAATCGGTATCGCACTTTTCCTGGTTTATCGCAGCCGGGCTCGGCGGCCTGTTCTACTGGCTGCTGACCCCCAAGGGCCAGCACTACGAAGACCAGGACGGCGAGGCCATTGCGGTGGACCATGCCCAACATTGA
- a CDS encoding RHS repeat-associated core domain-containing protein, whose product MSGKPAARIDDKVKYARIVTGSRTVLIGTQGGVACSVCPGGKAESKEDGKGIGNPVNAQLGAKVLSGSSDLDFALPGAMPIIWQRQYSSYVNAQHGGHCGVLGYGWGLPTDLRIKVEASATLLHDSQGRTITFDALAAGESIYSPSEDIWLLRSGRHPGNLSNDLAAMTAPAKFNERGAADSFEAPPPHSQQAPLWWQGRFSWIRRDMACGDLMILAANGSGDTVWVFGPANWQAIEAARKAMKAQKAEGKPVTVEEPDIDSNWIPLGKVDRLGRSQRYFWSAVLGQERITTIDDGVGRGYELHYTQAIAAQDAQHYTHADGNFFWQADSRFAYDGAGRLTGAHTPHAGSQRWQFDPAGNRLPIAGPETKPATPDAITGHLNETDRLRAQQRAATQANPITKEQLLRSDFNPLQADPDPAHNQPVQTSKRWAGNRVAYYENQEDASSAGAKIHYQYDSRGNRTQSLDEETGRKLELTYDSGNQLVQVVVTENEKQTGQQYRYDAFGRRLVKYYIRANSAAGDLGETDYFGWDGDRLIHTERFNSANVRDNDGAAQPEVIHTIYEPGSFTPLVQLRRASKAAPDLAEELLAQIQPGIAQDALRSMFTDLSATTARINENIGKLGISGEVQQFMRQQLHEFEQAVKTQREEAAKKVEIRHYLCDHLGTPNALIREDSRLDWAVQLDAWGNVRVEHNPGELYQPIRLPGQHADGDTGLYYNRHRYYDSTGGCYVNQDPIHLLGGNNFFMYPLNPLQYVDHLGLHASQKGFYVHQNATLQVLGGEIGYLKGVSIINKGQVWADSGINQTADKSFMHAMSNGDARQSSGDACAQSNDFLKIVGQAAIDEKTKGNNYESLFLFGVALHVMQDSTSAQHAGFQPWSDSVPWYDLWGHALNELKMPVEGHPLYRVTENAWQAYKNNNVAGLKIGCKCEK is encoded by the coding sequence ATGTCCGGAAAGCCCGCAGCCCGCATCGATGACAAGGTCAAATACGCACGGATCGTCACCGGTTCCAGGACGGTTCTGATCGGCACTCAAGGCGGTGTCGCATGCTCCGTCTGCCCCGGCGGCAAGGCAGAGAGCAAAGAGGATGGCAAGGGCATTGGCAACCCCGTCAATGCGCAGCTCGGCGCCAAAGTGTTGTCTGGGTCTTCTGACTTGGACTTCGCATTGCCAGGCGCGATGCCCATCATCTGGCAGCGCCAGTACAGCAGCTATGTCAACGCGCAGCACGGCGGCCATTGCGGGGTGTTGGGCTATGGCTGGGGCCTTCCAACAGATTTGCGCATCAAGGTAGAAGCTAGCGCCACCTTGCTGCATGACAGCCAGGGCCGAACTATCACATTTGATGCGCTTGCGGCGGGTGAATCCATTTACAGCCCCAGCGAAGATATCTGGCTGCTGCGCTCGGGCAGGCATCCGGGCAATTTGTCTAACGATCTGGCTGCCATGACGGCGCCCGCCAAGTTCAACGAGCGCGGCGCAGCAGATAGCTTTGAAGCCCCGCCGCCGCACAGCCAGCAGGCGCCCTTGTGGTGGCAGGGGCGCTTTTCTTGGATTCGGCGCGATATGGCTTGCGGGGATTTGATGATCCTGGCGGCCAATGGGAGCGGGGACACGGTCTGGGTGTTTGGTCCCGCCAACTGGCAGGCGATTGAAGCGGCGCGCAAGGCGATGAAGGCGCAAAAGGCTGAAGGCAAACCAGTCACGGTCGAGGAACCGGACATCGATTCAAACTGGATTCCGCTGGGCAAGGTGGACCGGCTGGGCCGCTCCCAGCGCTACTTCTGGTCTGCGGTTTTGGGCCAGGAACGCATCACCACCATCGACGATGGCGTGGGCCGTGGCTACGAGCTGCATTACACACAAGCGATTGCAGCGCAAGATGCCCAGCACTACACCCATGCAGATGGCAACTTCTTCTGGCAAGCCGACAGCCGCTTTGCGTACGACGGGGCAGGACGCCTGACCGGCGCCCACACGCCGCATGCCGGATCGCAACGCTGGCAATTCGACCCCGCAGGCAACCGCCTGCCCATCGCAGGCCCCGAGACTAAGCCCGCAACCCCAGACGCCATCACCGGCCACCTCAACGAAACCGACCGCCTGCGCGCCCAGCAACGTGCGGCCACCCAAGCCAACCCCATCACCAAAGAGCAACTGCTGCGCAGCGACTTCAATCCACTGCAGGCGGACCCTGACCCCGCACACAACCAGCCTGTACAAACTAGCAAACGCTGGGCCGGCAACCGCGTGGCGTATTACGAGAATCAGGAAGACGCGAGCAGCGCAGGCGCAAAAATCCACTACCAGTACGACAGCCGAGGCAATCGCACACAAAGCTTGGATGAGGAGACAGGCCGCAAGCTGGAGCTGACGTATGACAGCGGAAACCAACTGGTGCAGGTAGTCGTCACAGAAAACGAAAAACAGACCGGCCAGCAGTATCGCTACGACGCGTTTGGGCGGCGGCTAGTCAAATACTACATACGCGCCAACTCAGCAGCGGGCGATTTAGGCGAAACAGACTACTTCGGCTGGGATGGCGACCGCTTGATCCACACCGAGCGGTTCAACAGCGCGAACGTGAGAGACAACGACGGCGCAGCCCAACCCGAAGTCATCCACACCATCTACGAGCCTGGGTCGTTCACTCCGCTCGTCCAGCTGCGCAGAGCCAGCAAAGCCGCCCCCGATCTGGCCGAAGAGCTCCTCGCACAAATCCAACCCGGCATCGCGCAAGACGCGCTGCGCTCCATGTTCACGGACCTCAGCGCCACAACAGCGCGCATCAACGAGAACATCGGCAAGCTGGGCATCAGTGGCGAAGTGCAGCAGTTCATGCGCCAACAGCTCCACGAGTTTGAGCAGGCCGTCAAAACCCAGCGCGAAGAAGCGGCGAAAAAGGTAGAGATCCGCCACTACCTCTGCGACCACCTGGGGACGCCCAACGCCTTGATCCGGGAAGACAGCCGGCTGGACTGGGCAGTGCAATTAGACGCTTGGGGGAATGTGCGGGTGGAGCATAACCCGGGTGAGCTGTACCAGCCGATTCGGCTGCCGGGGCAGCATGCGGATGGGGATACGGGGCTTTATTACAACCGGCATCGGTATTATGACTCCACTGGGGGTTGCTATGTAAACCAAGACCCCATTCATTTATTAGGGGGGAATAATTTTTTCATGTATCCGTTAAATCCTCTTCAGTATGTGGATCATTTGGGGTTGCATGCATCTCAAAAAGGATTTTATGTTCACCAAAATGCAACCCTTCAGGTTCTCGGTGGGGAAATCGGATACTTAAAAGGAGTGTCTATCATAAACAAAGGTCAAGTGTGGGCAGATTCGGGAATTAATCAGACGGCAGATAAGTCATTTATGCATGCCATGAGTAATGGCGATGCAAGGCAGTCATCCGGTGATGCATGCGCGCAATCAAATGACTTCCTAAAAATTGTTGGTCAAGCAGCTATAGATGAAAAAACTAAGGGTAACAACTACGAATCTCTTTTCCTTTTTGGAGTTGCACTGCACGTAATGCAAGATTCAACCTCTGCTCAACATGCCGGATTTCAACCTTGGTCAGATAGTGTGCCATGGTATGACTTATGGGGACATGCTCTTAACGAATTGAAAATGCCTGTGGAAGGTCATCCGTTATATAGGGTAACAGAGAATGCATGGCAGGCTTACAAAAATAATAATGTTGCAGGACTTAAAATAGGATGCAAATGCGAAAAATAA
- the mntP gene encoding manganese efflux pump MntP — MNAASITLLALAMSTDAFAAAIGKGSALVKPRWSEALRTGLIFGVIEAITPLVGWALGYAASDYVKAWDHWIAFVLLLVLGGRMVLGAFKSADEPEMSRPARHGFWLLVATGFATSIDAMAVGVGLAFLDVNITLVALSIGFATFAMVTLGVMVGRLLGNITGRWAEAVGGVVLIAIGSLILYEHMVAV, encoded by the coding sequence ATGAACGCTGCTTCCATCACCCTGTTGGCGCTTGCCATGTCTACCGATGCCTTTGCCGCCGCGATTGGCAAAGGATCCGCTCTTGTCAAACCCCGTTGGTCGGAGGCGCTGCGCACCGGCCTGATTTTTGGCGTCATCGAGGCCATCACGCCGCTGGTGGGCTGGGCACTAGGCTATGCCGCTTCCGATTATGTAAAGGCCTGGGACCACTGGATTGCGTTTGTGCTGCTCTTGGTGCTGGGTGGCCGCATGGTGCTGGGCGCTTTCAAAAGCGCTGATGAGCCCGAGATGAGCCGGCCGGCGCGGCATGGTTTCTGGCTGCTGGTGGCGACGGGCTTTGCGACCAGTATTGATGCGATGGCGGTGGGTGTGGGCCTGGCCTTCCTGGATGTGAACATCACCCTGGTGGCGCTCAGCATCGGCTTTGCGACCTTTGCGATGGTGACCTTGGGGGTTATGGTGGGGCGCCTGCTGGGCAATATCACCGGCCGCTGGGCAGAGGCGGTGGGTGGCGTGGTGCTGATCGCGATTGGCTCGCTGATTCTGTACGAGCACATGGTCGCGGTTTAA
- a CDS encoding DUF808 domain-containing protein has translation MAGAGLLMLLDDIATLLDDVALMTKTAAGKSTAILDDVATQTKVAVQKTAGVLGDDLALNAEQVTGVKANRELPVVWAVAKGSMKNKAILVPAALLISAFAPWLITPLLMLGGAFLCFEGVEKVLSLFHKPKQAHDAVKDSQQAEQMGVAPSSVKAASEKNMDPVAYEKAKVAGAVRTDFILSAEIMAIALGTVASKPLWEQFAVLVAVALAITVFVYGLVAGIVRMDDVGMWLMRKSSAAAKAFGRGLIAFTPWLMRGLSIVGTAAMFMVGGSLLVHGIGPIEHWLESTVAPMGGVVALLAPTLVHVVVGAAIGGLVVLAVEAWHKVRGH, from the coding sequence ATGGCTGGTGCTGGTTTGTTGATGTTGCTCGATGATATTGCGACTTTGCTCGACGATGTTGCGCTGATGACCAAGACGGCGGCGGGCAAAAGCACCGCCATCCTCGACGATGTGGCCACGCAGACCAAGGTAGCGGTACAAAAGACGGCGGGGGTGTTGGGCGATGACCTGGCGCTGAACGCCGAGCAGGTGACAGGCGTGAAGGCCAACCGCGAATTGCCGGTGGTTTGGGCCGTTGCCAAGGGCTCCATGAAGAACAAGGCCATTCTGGTACCGGCGGCGTTGCTGATCAGCGCATTTGCGCCTTGGCTGATCACGCCCCTGTTGATGCTGGGGGGCGCTTTTCTGTGCTTTGAAGGGGTGGAGAAGGTGCTGAGTCTGTTCCACAAGCCCAAGCAGGCCCACGATGCCGTGAAGGATTCGCAGCAGGCCGAGCAGATGGGCGTGGCGCCGTCGTCGGTCAAGGCGGCGAGCGAAAAGAACATGGACCCGGTGGCCTATGAAAAAGCCAAGGTGGCCGGCGCCGTGCGGACCGACTTTATTCTGTCGGCAGAAATCATGGCGATTGCCTTGGGCACCGTGGCCAGCAAGCCCCTGTGGGAGCAGTTTGCCGTGCTGGTCGCTGTGGCGCTGGCGATTACCGTGTTTGTCTACGGCCTGGTAGCCGGCATTGTGCGCATGGACGATGTGGGCATGTGGCTGATGCGCAAGTCCAGCGCTGCTGCCAAGGCCTTTGGCCGGGGCCTGATTGCCTTCACGCCCTGGTTGATGCGCGGCCTGTCGATTGTGGGAACCGCCGCCATGTTCATGGTGGGAGGCAGCTTGCTGGTGCATGGCATCGGCCCGATTGAGCACTGGCTGGAGAGCACCGTGGCCCCCATGGGCGGCGTGGTGGCCTTGCTGGCGCCCACCCTCGTACACGTGGTCGTTGGTGCTGCTATCGGCGGCTTGGTGGTGCTGGCGGTGGAGGCCTGGCACAAGGTACGCGGGCACTGA
- a CDS encoding OmpW/AlkL family protein encodes MKKMILAAAAVCAMTSGAAMAQEAQSPWQVRLRAVHLDSANKDSTGLGLSINDKTIPEVDVTYFFTPNIAAELVLTYPQKHDLRSDGAKIGSLKHLPPSLLAQYHFTNMGAFKPYLGAGVNYTRFSNVNFAPAVEAALDPSIKKNSFGAALQIGFDYMLDKNWSINVDVKKVYIKTDVRSAGTKVGTFKVDPWLLGVGVGYRF; translated from the coding sequence ATGAAAAAAATGATATTGGCAGCAGCGGCTGTCTGTGCAATGACTTCGGGTGCGGCGATGGCGCAGGAGGCGCAAAGCCCTTGGCAAGTGCGTTTGCGTGCGGTGCATCTGGACAGCGCCAACAAGGATTCCACCGGCCTGGGTCTGTCGATCAACGACAAGACCATTCCTGAAGTGGATGTGACCTATTTCTTCACGCCCAATATCGCGGCTGAATTGGTGCTGACCTACCCACAAAAGCACGATCTGCGCTCGGACGGCGCCAAGATCGGCTCGCTCAAGCACCTGCCTCCCAGCCTGCTGGCACAGTACCACTTCACCAACATGGGTGCGTTCAAGCCCTACCTGGGCGCGGGCGTGAACTACACGCGTTTCTCGAACGTGAACTTTGCCCCTGCGGTAGAGGCCGCGCTGGATCCATCGATCAAGAAGAACAGCTTTGGCGCTGCGCTGCAAATCGGCTTTGACTACATGCTCGACAAGAACTGGTCCATCAATGTGGACGTGAAGAAGGTCTACATCAAGACCGATGTGCGCTCGGCAGGCACCAAGGTGGGGACCTTCAAGGTCGATCCTTGGTTGCTGGGCGTGGGCGTCGGCTACCGTTTCTAA
- a CDS encoding O-acetylhomoserine aminocarboxypropyltransferase/cysteine synthase family protein: MRIETLAVHAGYSPDPTTKAAAVPIYQTVAYAFDSAQHGADLFDLKVPGNIYTRIMNPTTDVLEKRVAALEGGIAALALASGMAAITAAIQTLAEAGDNIVSASTLYGGTYNLFAHTFPQQGIEVRFADPRDPASFGALIDDKTKAVFIESIGNPLGNVTDIRALADVAHRHGVPLIVDNTVPSPYLLRPIEHGADIVVHSLTKYLGGHGTSVGGAIVDSGKFPWAEHKARFKRLNEPDVSYHGVVYTEALGPAAYIGRARVVPLRNMGAAISPQNAFQILQGIETLALRMDRICENTQTIAETLQKHPKVAWVRYAGLPDHPDHAILQKQSGGRASGILSFSLNAADGEGRAAGARFLDALQLFTRLVNIGEAKSLATHPASTTHRQLDSAELEKAGVSEGMVRLSIGIEHVDDLLADLEQALAKV, from the coding sequence ATGCGCATCGAGACATTGGCCGTTCACGCAGGCTATTCGCCCGACCCGACCACCAAGGCTGCGGCGGTACCCATCTACCAAACGGTGGCCTACGCTTTTGACAGCGCACAGCATGGGGCGGACTTGTTTGACCTGAAGGTGCCGGGCAATATCTACACCCGCATCATGAACCCAACCACCGATGTGCTGGAAAAGCGCGTGGCCGCGCTCGAAGGCGGCATTGCCGCGCTGGCGCTGGCATCAGGCATGGCAGCGATCACCGCCGCCATCCAGACGTTGGCCGAAGCGGGTGACAACATCGTCTCGGCCAGCACCTTGTATGGCGGCACCTACAACCTGTTTGCCCACACCTTTCCGCAGCAAGGCATCGAAGTGCGCTTTGCCGATCCGCGCGACCCGGCCAGCTTTGGCGCCTTGATCGATGACAAGACCAAGGCTGTGTTCATCGAATCCATCGGCAACCCGCTGGGCAATGTGACCGACATCCGCGCGCTGGCCGATGTGGCGCATCGCCATGGCGTGCCGCTGATCGTGGACAACACAGTGCCCTCGCCCTACCTGCTGCGCCCCATCGAGCATGGCGCCGACATCGTCGTGCACTCGCTCACCAAGTACCTGGGTGGCCATGGCACCAGCGTGGGCGGCGCGATTGTTGATAGCGGCAAGTTCCCCTGGGCGGAGCACAAGGCACGCTTTAAACGCCTCAACGAGCCCGATGTGAGCTACCACGGTGTGGTCTACACCGAAGCGCTGGGCCCAGCGGCCTACATTGGCCGCGCGCGCGTCGTGCCCTTGCGCAATATGGGCGCGGCCATTTCGCCGCAGAACGCCTTCCAGATCCTGCAAGGTATCGAGACCCTGGCCTTGCGCATGGACCGCATCTGCGAGAACACGCAAACCATTGCCGAGACCCTGCAAAAACACCCTAAGGTCGCCTGGGTGCGCTATGCAGGCCTGCCCGACCACCCGGACCATGCCATTCTGCAAAAGCAGTCGGGTGGCCGCGCCTCGGGCATTCTGTCCTTCAGCCTGAACGCCGCCGATGGCGAAGGCCGCGCGGCTGGTGCCCGCTTTCTGGATGCGCTACAGCTGTTCACCCGCCTGGTCAATATTGGCGAAGCCAAGTCGCTGGCCACGCACCCGGCCTCCACCACCCACCGCCAATTGGACAGCGCCGAGCTGGAAAAAGCAGGGGTGAGCGAAGGGATGGTGCGCCTGTCCATCGGCATCGAGCATGTCGATGACCTGCTGGCCGATCTGGAGCAGGCACTGGCCAAGGTCTGA
- a CDS encoding YeiH family protein has product MSLATPSLSQLRSSHWLDLTKRLAPGLLLCAAIAWLASSLAALPWFGNHGLSALTVAIVIGMLVGNTVYGWVQAPAAAGVGLSKQQLLRLGIILYGLRLTFQDIAAVGAPGVLVDALMLCSTFVLAQWLGQRWLGLDARTSILVGAGSAICGAAAVLATAPVAKARADDVAVAIATVVVFGTLATFLYPVLYPWLAPSLQMSEAGYGLWVGSTVHEVAQVVAAGGAISSSAADTAVVAKMVRVMMLAPFLIALSLWLAKRPGSDASAPQPAASGAVQARQITIPWFALGFVAVAGIHSIGIIPAQALAVGVQWDNALLTMAMAGLGLTTHVRSVRAAGIKPLLLGLVLFVWLVLGGLAVNTWIGGISAL; this is encoded by the coding sequence ATGTCACTCGCCACCCCTTCCCTTTCCCAATTGCGCAGCAGCCACTGGCTTGACCTGACCAAACGCCTGGCGCCCGGCCTGCTGCTGTGCGCGGCCATTGCCTGGCTGGCCAGCAGCCTGGCGGCCCTGCCCTGGTTCGGCAACCATGGGCTGAGCGCACTCACGGTGGCTATCGTCATCGGCATGCTGGTGGGCAATACCGTCTATGGCTGGGTACAGGCACCGGCTGCTGCGGGGGTGGGCCTGTCCAAGCAGCAACTGCTGCGCCTGGGCATCATCCTGTATGGCCTGCGCCTGACCTTCCAAGACATAGCAGCCGTCGGCGCCCCCGGCGTCTTGGTGGATGCGCTCATGCTCTGCAGCACCTTTGTGCTGGCCCAGTGGCTGGGCCAGCGCTGGCTAGGGCTGGATGCGCGCACGAGCATCCTGGTGGGTGCCGGCAGCGCGATCTGCGGCGCAGCGGCGGTGCTGGCCACCGCGCCGGTGGCCAAGGCGCGGGCGGATGATGTGGCGGTGGCTATTGCTACCGTGGTCGTCTTTGGCACCCTGGCCACTTTTCTGTACCCGGTGCTCTACCCGTGGCTCGCTCCCAGCCTGCAGATGAGCGAGGCCGGCTATGGCCTCTGGGTGGGCTCTACCGTGCACGAGGTCGCCCAGGTGGTGGCCGCTGGCGGCGCCATCAGCAGCAGCGCGGCCGATACCGCCGTTGTGGCCAAGATGGTGCGGGTGATGATGCTAGCCCCATTTCTGATTGCGCTGTCGCTGTGGCTGGCCAAGCGGCCTGGCAGTGATGCATCGGCCCCGCAGCCCGCCGCCAGCGGCGCCGTGCAGGCCCGCCAGATCACCATTCCCTGGTTTGCCTTGGGCTTTGTCGCCGTCGCTGGCATCCACTCGATAGGCATCATCCCCGCACAGGCGCTGGCCGTGGGCGTGCAGTGGGACAACGCGCTGCTGACGATGGCCATGGCCGGGCTGGGCCTCACCACCCATGTGCGCTCGGTCCGGGCTGCCGGCATCAAGCCCTTGCTGCTGGGGCTGGTGCTGTTTGTCTGGCTGGTGCTGGGCGGGCTCGCGGTCAATACCTGGATTGGAGGGATCTCAGCGCTCTGA